CAGGCTGTTAAAATATTGTAGTCTGAAATATAAGTTAAGATTTGTTGCTTCTGAGCCAATGTTAAATTAACAACATCTCCTTTTATCTTAAACCATACATCAACAACTGGTGGTAAATCTTTTGCATCCATAGGGTTTACAACCTGAACAGGTTTAAAATCTATTGGACGTTCGATACTTAAAAAATATTTTAGTTTTTTAGGTAAAAAGTCGCCAAACTGATTTAACATATCTGTCCAACTAAATAATTCTTCAGGTTGTTTTATATCTTTTTTTATAGGCATTTGATGCTCGTATCCTTTCTCTTTCTTATGAAAAGAACAAGCCAATATAAAAATTGTTTTATCTTTTTGAAATGCTGTTACTCGACGAGTAGAAAAACTACCACCGTCACGAATAATTTGCACATTGTATGTTATTGGTAAATCTAAATCTCCAGCTTCTAAAAAGTAAGAATGTAATGAGTGTAATGTTCGCTTCTCTGAAACAGTTCTATAAGCTGCATTTAACGATTGTGCTAAAACTTGCCCTCCAAAAACACTTGGGCTTCCAATATCTTTACTAATTCCGTTATAGTTATTATCTCCAATATCTTCTAATGTTAGAATATTTAATAATTCTTGTGTGTTTTTCATTTTTATAATTAACTTTTTCTCTTAGTCCTTTAATTTAAATGGATGCCTTTGCGTAAATTCTGAAGGCTGAATTCTATTTAAAAATAAACTTAAGATACGGTTTGGAATCGTTTTTTTATGACGTAAATAAATAGTTAAATCTTGTGGAACTGCACCTACCGAGCTTTTAATTTCACTAGCTGTTCTTCCAAAATTTATTGTCTTTACTTTCTTTGCTATACCTAAAGATATATAGTCATATAATATACGCTGATATATAGCGTACTGTCTATTATTTACATAATCTATCCCTACAAAATGGGCATCTAATGATTCTTGATTAAAAACTCCTGATAAAAAACCTACTAATTTATCTTCTAACCAATAGACTTTTAAAATATAATTATCTCCTAAGTTTTCCTTTAACGTTTTGTAGGTTTTTAAATTAAAGTCACCTAAATTAAAACTAGCTTTAGTCGATACGGTTTTATAAAGTGAAGTCATTTCTGGAAACAACTCAGAAAGCCTTCCAGCTGTAACATCTTCTGTTTTTAACAACTCACTTAGTTTAAATGCTTTTCTTGCCTTTACTCTAAATTTTGTTTTTAATGCTGTTAAATAATCATCTAAGCTGCTCCAATTAGGTTCTAAATGTAAAACCATATTAGGATCTACATTAAACGAATTATAACCTTCATCATGTAATGATGTTGTAAACTCTGATATATTTTCGAAATCTTTAAACATAAAAACATCAGCAGAATTTTTAGCACTTAAATTCTCAAAATCAACAACAGCTTTAGCTATACTTCTAATAATTGTATTTTTATCTTGATTGTCTTTTATAAAAACTCCGTGCTCACCACTTACAAAAGTATTTCCACAGGTAAGTATCTTAAAAACGTTTTCTGGCGGTATAAGACCTAATTTTCTCCCCATACATTTCACCCATTCTACAACAGATTGCATATCGTTCTGAACACTATCTAAATAAAAATCTACTATTTGAATAGTTGCCAAAGCTACGGGTGAATTATTTTCATTCAATAAAACTATGTAAGCAAATTTTATGCTCGAATTATTTAGTTGTAATGCTTCTAAATATTTTCTATGAAAATACCTGTTACTTTCACAATCTAATTCCTTCCAAATATCATTTGAAATTTCATTAATATTATAAAAATACCGAACATTTAAAGAATGTTTACTACACAATAACATATTCACAGACTCTCTTCTATTTGAAGTGTAAATTACTAAAAGTTTATTTAATCACTATTAAGCCACTCCTTTGTTCCAAACAGGTACTTTTAATAACTTACTAATTTTCATCATATCACTTAATATATATGTTTTATCTCCGTGATTTAATAAATTATGTCTAGTTCCTTTACTCGTAATTAAATTTAACTCGTACGAAAAATAACTTCCAGATGAACTTCCTCCTTCAGTAAACTTTTCTAATACTTGTAATGAATAAACTTCATTAAAAGGTATGATTTTACCATCAACAATAATTTTTCTTTTTAAAGTGTTTATAAACACTTTTGGAGAAAACATAAAAAGTAATAAGATTCCAACTAATAAAAATGGGCCTCCTGAAGTAAAAAACAATTTCCCTCCTTTCATAAAAGTAAGTGGAATATCATAAGTTTGATAATATTCATAAAACGAAATTGCTACATAGTTTAATCCTATTAAGAAAAAACTCCATGCAAATACTTTTGTAAATGAACTCGCTGTTATTTTATAACCTTGTACTGTTTTTTTGTATACTTCACTAGCAAAATTACTACCAGAACTTTCTAAGGCATCCCAGGATGTTTGTTTACCAATTAAGTCATTATCAGGATCTTCAAAAGTAAAATCTACTTGTTTATTTTTAGGAACTGTTTTTTTCTTATTAGAAAGGTAACTTGTTGTAACCATACCTATTCCCATAAACACTAAAACAAGTAACATACCTCCTGT
This genomic stretch from Tenacibaculum sp. Bg11-29 harbors:
- a CDS encoding GNAT family N-acetyltransferase, with product MLLCSKHSLNVRYFYNINEISNDIWKELDCESNRYFHRKYLEALQLNNSSIKFAYIVLLNENNSPVALATIQIVDFYLDSVQNDMQSVVEWVKCMGRKLGLIPPENVFKILTCGNTFVSGEHGVFIKDNQDKNTIIRSIAKAVVDFENLSAKNSADVFMFKDFENISEFTTSLHDEGYNSFNVDPNMVLHLEPNWSSLDDYLTALKTKFRVKARKAFKLSELLKTEDVTAGRLSELFPEMTSLYKTVSTKASFNLGDFNLKTYKTLKENLGDNYILKVYWLEDKLVGFLSGVFNQESLDAHFVGIDYVNNRQYAIYQRILYDYISLGIAKKVKTINFGRTASEIKSSVGAVPQDLTIYLRHKKTIPNRILSLFLNRIQPSEFTQRHPFKLKD
- a CDS encoding acyl-CoA thioesterase II, whose protein sequence is MKNTQELLNILTLEDIGDNNYNGISKDIGSPSVFGGQVLAQSLNAAYRTVSEKRTLHSLHSYFLEAGDLDLPITYNVQIIRDGGSFSTRRVTAFQKDKTIFILACSFHKKEKGYEHQMPIKKDIKQPEELFSWTDMLNQFGDFLPKKLKYFLSIERPIDFKPVQVVNPMDAKDLPPVVDVWFKIKGDVVNLTLAQKQQILTYISDYNILTACLNPNASVANFGNTQMASLDHSMWFYRDFDFSDWLLFSIESPSAFGARGFACGNIYTREGVLVASVAQEGLMRAIKK